A stretch of DNA from Candidatus Rokuibacteriota bacterium:
GTAGTCATCATCGGCGGAGGCGTCAACGGCGCCAGTCTCGCCTTCAGCCTGGCGAGTCTCGGCGTCAGGCGCGTCACGGTCGTCGAGCGGCGCCACCTGGCCGCCGGCGCCACCGGGAAATCGGGCTCGCTCGTCCGGATGCACTACACCAACGAGGTCGAGTCCCGCCTCGCATGGGAGAGCCACAGGGTCTTTCGCGATTTCGCCAACGTCGTGGGCGGGGACTGCGGCTTCGACGCCACGGGCTTCGTCCAGATCGTCGGCGCCGCCCACGCGGGCGACCTGGCTGCCAACGTGGCCATGCAGCAGCGGATCGGCATCGACACGCGTCTGGTGTGTCGAGAAGCGAGCTGAGCGTGATCTCTCCCGACCTTCGCGTGGACGACATCGGCGCCGCCGCCTACGAGCCCGGCTCGGGCTTCGCCGATCCCAACACCACCACGTTTGCCTTCGCCGAGGCCGCGCGGCGGCTCGGCGCCACCATCGAGACGGGCTCTGAGGCGCTCCGCATCGTCACCGAAGGCGGCCGCGTCGCCGGAGTGGAGACGAGCCGGGGCAGGATCGCCGCGCCTGTCGTCGTCGCGGTACCGGGGGCCTGGGCCGGGCGCCTC
This window harbors:
- a CDS encoding FAD-dependent oxidoreductase, translated to MASADVVIIGGGVNGASLAFSLASLGVRRVTVVERRHLAAGATGKSGSLVRMHYTNEVESRLAWESHRVFRDFANVVGGDCGFDATGFVQIVGAAHAGDLAANVAMQQRIGIDTRLVCREAS